The DNA region GTTTGACCGTTTCATCGGTGATAAGCCCAACAATCAGCGCATTGACGCCGTCGTCATTTTTAATGATACCGCCGTTTACCCGGCCTTTAAAAACGTCACCATACTTAGTCAAACAATCGATGTAAAAGGTCTCGTTAGGTTTGTCACTACGGGCGTTGAAGATCACTTGGCCAACACGAAGAAAATCACTTTCATTTACATAAAGTATTTTTGTTGGCTTTTTTTTCACCTCGTCAAGCTTATAACCGAAAACCTCAGTAAAGCTATGGTTTACATATATAATCTCTCGGGATGTATTAGCAATGACAGCCGCTTGGTCTAAGTTATCAAAACTTCTAAAAAGCATGGATAGCTGAGCGGGATTGAAGTACTTCTCTGGCATAATCACGGCTTACAATATCGGACGAATAGATGTAAATAGTAGCCTAATCAACAGGGGTATTTCTACTAAAACTCTGATTAATGAGACAGATATTAAGTTTGTACTCTTTCCCAGCCGAAGGGGCGTGGGAACGAGATAAGCCTATCATTCCACCTCGCAACATTTTATCAGTCAGCTAAACAATGATGAAGATGTAAAAGCGATTGTAACGGCTGCAATTGATTTAGGGCATACACTTGGTATGACAGTGGTCGCTGAATGGATTGAAACCGAAAACCAGAGAAAAATACTGCAAGAATTGGGTTGTGATATTGGGCAAGGTTATCTAGTTGCAGCCGCCATGCCAGAGAGTGAGGCTCGAAGCTGGAATTGGCGATGAGTATGGCGCTGTTACGTAAAATAACAAACCGCTTCAATCATCATCTGTGACCTGTTTTGAGGCTCTGATGATTTTATCGCGGCTCGGATGAACAGTGCAATGATTTAGGAAACAACGCCTTATTGAGCAGGCAATAATGATTGGCCTAACGCTAACATCGACACTTGCGTTTTATATCCTCGCCCTGTCGACGAGGATATAAAGCAAGTTGCTAGGTATCGACTTACTCATCAACTATACGGCTAATAATCCTTGCCACTGTTTCAGGATGTGACACTGGCAACCAATGGCCTGCCCCCGCTACTTTATAAGTTTCTGCAGTACTACATACTTCTTTAATAAGCATTTGCTTGTCTTCCCCACAGGCATTATCCTCACTACCAAAAACCAGATGCGTCGGTATACCACTTTCGGAAAGTGCTGTACGTGTATCTTGGCGTGTACAAGCAAGCTCGGTTTGGCAAGCGTATTGCTCAACAGACAGGTAACCAGCCATATCTAGCAGTAACTGGCGACCTTCACTACCAATATTCTTCTTATCGATATCAGACACTTGCATCATTGCAAGTTCAGTCATATCGCCACTATTCTCTGCTTTTTTCAATAACGCTCGACGCTGACTCTGTGATGCTTCAGGATCCGATAGCGCTGTTGATGACACCAGAACCAGCTGTTCAATACGCTCGGGAAGCAGGCTTAATATTGCCAGCGAGGCAATACCACCAAGAGAGAACCCAACCAGATTAAATTTGTCCGGTAAATCTTCTAATAGGCACTCTATCTCTTGTTGCCAGTTTGGATAAGAACCTAGATATTTACATATAACGGGATTGGTTGAGTCTAGTTTCGATATAACTGATTCCCACACCCGCTCATTACACATTGTCCCCGCTAGGAATACAATTGGACGCCCCATCAGTACCCTCCTACACCACTACTTTTGTTATTGCTCGTATTTGATATATTAGCCACAAAGTTTTGATATGCACTGCGCAATGCACCGGCATCGTTACCAGGCGTAACTAGATCGAATCCTTGGCGTTTTCTTTTTTGTGCATTTTCAAGTCCTGAGCAAAAAATCCCTGTGAATAAGCCACGACATTTAGCTTGCTGCAGGATATGCAAGATAGCCTGCTCTACTCTCTCGCTATCTGACCCAGGCTTATCACCTAAGCTATAGGCTAAGTCGTTGGGGCCAATGTAGATGCCAGTGAGTCCAGGCGTGTCTAGGATTTCATTAAGATTATCAATTGATTGTTGCGACTCTATCATCGCTAGTATCATTATCTCATCGTCGGCATGATGGATATAATCTGCGCCGCCATATGTCAGTCCTCTTGTTGGCCCAAATGAGCGGGTCCCAATCGGAGGATATCGGCAAGCAGACACTAACTCTCGACAAATTTCGGGAGTGTCTACACTGGGGCAAATAATCCCGTAGGCTCCAGCATCTAATACTTTCATCACTGTGCTACTTTCGCAAGAAGGAACGCGTACCAACGGCATCGCGTCAGAAGTGGATACTGCCTGAAAGATATGCACAAGATCAGAAAAGCCGATCATACCATGCTGCATATCTACAGTGACACTATCCACTCCGGTGTGAGCGATGACTTCGGCACAATAACTACTCGGAATTGAAATCCAGCTATTAACCATGGTTTCTTTTGCTGAAAAGCGCTCTAATAATCTGTTTCGTCTCATAATCACTTCGCTAGTAACGTGCTATCTTCAACAATAAGATCGCGTTTAACGACATAACCACTTGCATCAAGAGTGAAGCCTAATTCACGCGCTTGAGCGACAACTCTATCACTAAATTGTGGGCGTTTTCTGTTATCACCAGTAGTAATCATAATAAACTCTGCTTCTTGATCGGTACTGTTACTTATAGTACGCCAAGCATTAGCCGGAATCGAATAGGTATCATCCGTTTCAACACTCACACTTACATCTTGCTCTTCATTAAAAATAAGATCTATTTGACCGCGTGTGACAATGGTAACCATTTTTTCATCAATCTTGAAAGGTCCAACTAATTTATGCGCCGGAACCTTTACCACTTCCATAGTGAAGTTGTGTGGATTAGTAATCGGTGGATGCGAATTTCGGTCTTGGGTGATACCATAACCAATTACTGGTGCAATCGAACATCCATGCCCTGGTATTACAGAGTCGATAAGTGCATGTGAATAGAACTCACGGTTGTTCCGGGTACTAATACGACTTGCCATCGTGTCAAAGTCAACCTTTCTTAAATTGACAAATTCTTCTGTTGGAAAGGGCTGTATCAGTTGATTTTTGTCGTTTGGAAGCTTATCCCCCGCCTCAAGATCGATCAGCATATTGTTTTTTGTGAGATACATGCCTGATTCATTAGCCGCTTGCATGATGTCTGGATGCCAAATTACGCCACCAGTGTCGTCTTCTCCCAAACATGTAAACAACCAGCTTCCATCAGGCCCTGTGTTAGTAAAGCCGCGGAATAACCATGTAGGAACAGACAATATATCCCCTTCTTGTGCGGTGTATTCATATTCACCATATGATCCCCAACGAAAGGTGTACTCGCCATAAGTACACATGAACACTTCTGCGCTAAAGTGGATATGGAGGTTATTTGTCACTCCATTTGGCATTGAAGCAGCACCGACGTTGAACCCATGCTCTTCTCGTAGATTAATCACTTGGTTTTTACTTTGCGTAACGCCAGGGCCTATTAGTGAATAGTTCCCTTTTGGAACAGACCCCGGCAGACGACAGTCAAGAAAAGCCTCAGTACAGGAAACATAATCATCTTTTTTAATTAAACGCTTTTCAGCTTTCTCTTGATTTATATTCATAATGTTCCTCATGAAATTTTTTGTTGATTAGTTAGCCAGCCAAGTCCTGCTTCCGTTGTAGTGGCTGGTCGATATTCACAACCGACCTCACCTTGATAGTCTTTTTGGTCGATTAGCTTAAAAACATAGTTATAGTTTAGCTCACCAAAACTTGGTTCACCTCGTTCGGGAATTCCAGCGATTTGGATGTGGCCAACATAGCTAAAATAGCGTTCGAATAAAGTGCTTACATCACCATGGATAATCTGAGCATGATAAAAGTCAAATTGTAGCTTTACATTGTTACGCTGGATTTTATCAATCAGTCCCACAGCCCTATGAAAGTCAGACAAGTAATAGTTTGGATTGTCTCGCCTATTTAACGGTTCAATAAGCACACATATACCATAAGGTGCAAACTGGTCTGCAGCATAGCGAATGTTTTCAATAAAGACTTGGTCACTAAAACAAAGATCATTACTTTGTTCGATACTACCTGCCATTACATGAATTTTCTTACACTTAAGTTGATTCGCGTATTCAAGTGCTTCAAAAATACTCTCTTTAAACCGGTTTCTATATTGCTCTATCGCAGCCAGGCCTCGTTCTCCCATCTCCCAAATCCCCGGAGGAGCATTGAACATAGCCATACTCAATTGATTTTCATCTAGCCGCTTTTCCAATGAAGCTTTAGTCTCTTGGTATGGAAACATGCATTCCACAAAGTCAAAACCAGCCGACCTCGCTTTTTCAAAACGAGCCTGAAACGGATACTCTTGAAACAACATCGATATATTCGCAGAAAAAGTTGGCATTATTTTCTCATCTTATGTAATTCTTCTTGCTCTGCATCAGTTAAATAGCGGACATCATGGCCTGTTAACATCATTGCCAGTTTAGCACTTTCCTCCAGTTCCTCTGCATTGTCGACTGCATCAGCGATGGACTTTCCACATACAACGGGGCCATGATTCGCCAGCAAAAATGCATCGTTATTCGGGGCTAACGCAGCAAGCTCTTCAGCGATACGCGGGTCACCTGGTTTATAATATGGAACAACTGGAAGCTGCCCCACTCGCATGATGTAGTAAGGCGTAACTGCCTGCAACGCGTTCGAGTAATCAAGATTTTTTAAGCACGACACGGCGGTGAGTGCAGTGCAGTGCAAATGTACAATCGCGCCACATGCGGGCTTTTTCCGATAAATAGCCAGATGAAACTCGATCTCTTTGGAAGGCCGATCGCCACTTAAGTGCTCTCCATCAATCGTCACTACTGATAGTTGGTCTATCTCGAGGCGTCCTAGCGACGAACCAGTTGGCGTTGTCAAGATATCACCGTTCGATAAGCGGAGTGATATATTACCAGCACCACCTACCGCGTACCCTCGGGTAAACAAGGACTCACAAAAATATATAAATTCTTGTTTTAGGGTGTTGTCACTACTCGTCATGGAACATCTCCTGGGCGTTTTTAAAGAAATGGGGTGAACCAAAGTTGCCGGATTTGAGTGCGAGAGCGAAATGACCGTCTAGAGAGAACACCCATGGAACACCCGGTGCGATCTCTTTACCGACTTTTAAGGCTTGTAGCTGGAGCTGTTGCGTCACGATGCCAGACGTTTCTCCGCCCGCCACAATGAAATTAGTGATACCTTGAGCACTTAACAGCCTGGTAAGCTTGGCGAATAATGCTTCGATTGCTGAACCGGCCGATTCGGCATTATATGACCGTTGAATTTCTTTAAGTTTCTGAGAGTCCGAGGTAGCGTAAACTAATGGCGCAAATTGACTTTTTTGCTTCAAGACCCAATCAGCTATAACCTCTGCATATTGCTCATCGCCAAGGCAACGCTCTACTTCAATCTGAAAAGAAGGAGCATGTTCTTGGTATTGATGAACTTGCAGGTTTGTCATTTCAGAGCAGGAACCAGATAGTATTACTGTTGGTGCCGCTTTCGGTACTTGAGTGCTCGGATTAGGCTGACAACTCGCTCGCGATGATAATGAACAGGCAATATGA from Salinivibrio kushneri includes:
- a CDS encoding EAL domain-containing protein yields the protein MDLGHTLGMTVVAEWIETENQRKILQELGCDIGQGYLVAAAMPESEARSWNWR
- a CDS encoding alpha/beta fold hydrolase → MGRPIVFLAGTMCNERVWESVISKLDSTNPVICKYLGSYPNWQQEIECLLEDLPDKFNLVGFSLGGIASLAILSLLPERIEQLVLVSSTALSDPEASQSQRRALLKKAENSGDMTELAMMQVSDIDKKNIGSEGRQLLLDMAGYLSVEQYACQTELACTRQDTRTALSESGIPTHLVFGSEDNACGEDKQMLIKEVCSTAETYKVAGAGHWLPVSHPETVARIISRIVDE
- a CDS encoding HpcH/HpaI aldolase family protein, which gives rise to MRRNRLLERFSAKETMVNSWISIPSSYCAEVIAHTGVDSVTVDMQHGMIGFSDLVHIFQAVSTSDAMPLVRVPSCESSTVMKVLDAGAYGIICPSVDTPEICRELVSACRYPPIGTRSFGPTRGLTYGGADYIHHADDEIMILAMIESQQSIDNLNEILDTPGLTGIYIGPNDLAYSLGDKPGSDSERVEQAILHILQQAKCRGLFTGIFCSGLENAQKRKRQGFDLVTPGNDAGALRSAYQNFVANISNTSNNKSSGVGGY
- the otnI gene encoding 2-oxo-tetronate isomerase translates to MPTFSANISMLFQEYPFQARFEKARSAGFDFVECMFPYQETKASLEKRLDENQLSMAMFNAPPGIWEMGERGLAAIEQYRNRFKESIFEALEYANQLKCKKIHVMAGSIEQSNDLCFSDQVFIENIRYAADQFAPYGICVLIEPLNRRDNPNYYLSDFHRAVGLIDKIQRNNVKLQFDFYHAQIIHGDVSTLFERYFSYVGHIQIAGIPERGEPSFGELNYNYVFKLIDQKDYQGEVGCEYRPATTTEAGLGWLTNQQKIS
- a CDS encoding aldolase; this encodes MTSSDNTLKQEFIYFCESLFTRGYAVGGAGNISLRLSNGDILTTPTGSSLGRLEIDQLSVVTIDGEHLSGDRPSKEIEFHLAIYRKKPACGAIVHLHCTALTAVSCLKNLDYSNALQAVTPYYIMRVGQLPVVPYYKPGDPRIAEELAALAPNNDAFLLANHGPVVCGKSIADAVDNAEELEESAKLAMMLTGHDVRYLTDAEQEELHKMRK